A DNA window from Sphingopyxis macrogoltabida contains the following coding sequences:
- a CDS encoding head-tail adaptor protein, which produces MQAGRRDRKVSIQRQGAPVDDGYTMKPGAWAELATRKAQIIWPKGSEPFEQEGIVSQKPATFILPSDSLTRTITTRDRIVYGGQAYDLKSVNDIGRNEGVECVGVSDPARPSDV; this is translated from the coding sequence ATGCAAGCCGGGCGCCGCGACCGGAAGGTTTCGATCCAGCGACAGGGTGCGCCGGTCGATGACGGGTATACGATGAAGCCGGGTGCCTGGGCAGAGCTTGCGACGCGGAAGGCCCAGATCATCTGGCCGAAGGGCTCCGAACCTTTCGAGCAGGAGGGCATCGTGAGCCAGAAGCCCGCGACATTCATCCTGCCTTCCGACAGTCTGACCCGGACGATCACGACGCGCGACCGCATCGTTTATGGCGGGCAGGCCTATGACCTGAAAAGCGTCAACGACATCGGTCGCAACGAAGGCGTCGAATGCGTCGGCGTCTCGGATCCGGCTCGGCCGTCCGATGTCTAG
- a CDS encoding HK97-gp10 family putative phage morphogenesis protein, with protein MSSFKFEGGKELEAALMNLGSRVTARNVGRRALTKAAEPIAAKARLLAPKDEGDLERSIKVGKAIPAYQRDGNRGDYIAVFVGIDASVDERLVVYAAEQERGNPARNLEAQPYMRPAWDSEKGKAVDRIAPELWDEITAANARAARKAERKAK; from the coding sequence ATGTCTAGTTTCAAATTCGAGGGCGGCAAGGAGCTGGAGGCCGCCCTAATGAATCTCGGCTCGCGCGTGACGGCGCGCAACGTCGGCCGCCGGGCGCTGACCAAGGCAGCGGAGCCCATCGCCGCAAAGGCGCGGTTGCTTGCGCCGAAAGATGAGGGCGACCTTGAGCGCTCGATCAAGGTCGGGAAAGCGATCCCGGCCTACCAGCGTGACGGAAACCGAGGGGACTATATCGCAGTCTTTGTCGGGATCGACGCGAGCGTTGATGAGCGTCTCGTCGTGTACGCCGCCGAGCAGGAGCGCGGCAACCCTGCTCGGAACCTTGAGGCCCAGCCCTACATGCGGCCCGCGTGGGACAGCGAGAAAGGCAAGGCGGTCGACCGGATCGCGCCCGAGCTGTGGGATGAGATCACCGCGGCCAACGCGCGCGCGGCGCGCAAGGCCGAGCGAAAGGCGAAGTGA
- the gp17 gene encoding tail completion protein gp17, with protein MEEALRSRLKAAGPVAAIVGTRIDWGLRPQGDPYPSVVLKVISDPMPQDYKGFIAMRETRVQIDCLADDRLTAIALRKAVITAIVAGGTYFGTRFGRAFIDSVRDLGAKTGTEFVHRDSIDALIWHN; from the coding sequence ATGGAGGAAGCGCTTCGTTCCCGCCTGAAAGCAGCCGGACCGGTCGCCGCTATCGTCGGCACGCGGATCGATTGGGGCCTCCGGCCTCAGGGCGACCCGTACCCGTCCGTCGTCCTGAAGGTGATCAGCGATCCGATGCCGCAGGATTACAAGGGTTTCATCGCGATGCGCGAGACGCGCGTTCAGATCGATTGCCTAGCCGATGATCGGCTTACCGCCATCGCGCTTCGCAAAGCCGTCATCACCGCGATCGTCGCGGGCGGCACATATTTCGGCACGCGCTTCGGCCGTGCCTTCATCGACTCCGTTCGGGATTTGGGAGCGAAGACCGGCACGGAATTTGTCCATCGCGACAGCATCGACGCTCTCATCTGGCATAACTGA
- a CDS encoding phage tail tube protein, which translates to MAGEGIGWGTEFHLHNGTSLIELLGVFNVGIPEATSDDVEITHYKSPDKYREFIQGLKDRGEFVVEMNYVAGSATDLLCQAALNAGDTRPFKTVLPDDAGDPAWEIEGTAYAKGYARNIPVDDRMTAQLTFRVSGNVTEGAPA; encoded by the coding sequence ATGGCTGGAGAAGGTATCGGGTGGGGCACGGAGTTCCACCTGCACAACGGCACGTCCCTCATCGAACTGCTCGGCGTTTTCAATGTCGGCATTCCCGAAGCGACCTCGGACGACGTCGAGATCACGCATTACAAGTCGCCCGACAAGTACCGCGAGTTCATTCAGGGGCTCAAGGATCGCGGCGAGTTCGTCGTCGAGATGAACTATGTCGCGGGCAGCGCGACCGACTTGCTGTGCCAGGCGGCGCTGAACGCAGGCGATACCCGCCCGTTCAAGACCGTCCTTCCCGATGACGCCGGCGATCCGGCGTGGGAGATCGAGGGCACGGCCTATGCGAAGGGCTACGCCCGCAACATCCCAGTCGATGATCGCATGACCGCGCAGCTCACATTCCGCGTCAGCGGCAACGTCACCGAAGGAGCGCCGGCATGA